One window from the genome of Yarrowia lipolytica chromosome 1B, complete sequence encodes:
- a CDS encoding uncharacterized protein (Compare to YALI0B00550g, weakly similar to DEHA0C09053g Debaryomyces hansenii IPF 1884.1) — MERLSVDTSRSSIDNKRNTKRNALREFYKLQQPAADPDSSLIASSVISSARTSISDITSVVGEEDFEAEERRLEAKFEAGSFDAEEIARDILSSRGSGSRVLKDLLKKENSLLQSIRVLQSEQKALVYNNYSRLIAVSETLAKMKDGNLDKKTDEISIVIGDEQETAQPIEKTRAKLPGLIQEISTASRDLKMDGVGDKVGAKQVAQWLLNTPKEVEQLEGQERDKRIDESLKVLELWMERSRVGGLEELKGRIEGLRH; from the coding sequence ATGGAACGCCTATCCGTCGACACATCGCGATCCAGCATCGACAACAAGCGAAACACAAAACGAAATGCTCTGCGGGAATTCTACAAACTACAACAACCCGCCGCGGACCCGGACTCCTCCCTCATAGCGTCGTCTGTCATTTCTTCTGCGCGAACCAGCATCTCGGATATCACCAGCGTCGTTGGAGAAGAGGATTTCGAGGCGGAGGAGCGACGGTTGGAGGCCAAGTTTGAAGCCGGCAGTTTTGATgccgaggagattgcccGTGACATTCTGTCGTCTCGCGGCAGCGGGTCCCGtgtgctcaaggacctgctcaagaaggaaaacTCGCTGCTTCAGAGCATCCGGGTACTGCAGTCGGAACAAAAGGCGCTTGTCTATAACAACTATTCCCGTCTGATTGCCGTGAGCGAGACTCTGGCTAAAATGAAGGACGGCAAcctcgacaagaagacgGACGAGATTTCCATTGTGATTGGCGACGAGCAAGAGACGGCCCAGCCGATCGAAAAGACCCGCGCAAAGCTGCCGGGACTGATCCAGGAGATTTCCACGGCGTCTCGAGACCTCAAAATGGACGGAGTGGGGGACAAGGTCGGGGCCAAACAGGTGGCTCAGTGGCTCCTTAACACGCCaaaggaggtggagcaATTGGAGGGACAGGAGAGAGACAAGAGGATAGATGAAAGTCTCAAGGTACTGGAATtgtggatggagaggagTCGAGTGGGggggttggaggagttgaaGGGGAGGATCGAAGGGTTGAGACACTAG
- a CDS encoding uncharacterized protein (Compare to YALI0B00572g, similar to uniprot|P53128 Saccharomyces cerevisiae YGL125W Methylenetetrahydrofolate reductase 2) produces the protein MKISHKLEKAHAADSTPTFSFEFFVPKTSQGVNNLYDRMDRMYQLGPQFIDITWNAGGRLSNLTNEMVATAQSALGLETCMHLTCTGMPKQLVENALQSAFDGGCQNILALRGDPPVESEKWEAVDGGFRYAKDLVKYIKSKYGDYFDIGVAAYPEGTPEEPDVDILIDHLKEKVDAGGTFIVTQMFYDTDNFLKWVDKCRAKGINVPIIPGIMPISTYASFMRRANWCQIQIPQDFLDQLEPVKDDDMRVRELGTQLVADMCQKMLDSGKIKHLHFYTMNLEKATVMVLERLNLPAQDSAVAPLPWRPSLALGRQDETVRPIFWKNRKQSYVARTQDWDEFPNGRWGDSRSPAFGELETYGVLLRQSPQKVLELWGEPKTVDDLKTLLVNYLNGKLASLPWSDVPISNEIETIKPQILELNNRGILTINSQPAVNGAKSTHPVHGWGPKNGYVYQKAYLELLVTPEVAEKLVKKLENQSEITFYAVNKTGNLQTNAPGGPNAVTWGIYPGKEVIQPTIVEKISFLAWKEEAFRLGSEWAKCYPAESESRKFLDDIFNNWYLVNIVHNDFHDSTGIFDLFSDL, from the coding sequence ATGAAAATCTCACACAAGCTCGAAAAGGCTCACGCGGCGGACTCGACGCCGACATTTTCGTTCGAGTTCTTTGTCCCCAAAACGTCTCAGGGAGTCAACAATCTGTACGACCGAATGGACCGAATGTACCAGCTGGGCCCGCAATTCATCGACATCACGTGGAACGCCGGCGGGCGTCTTTCCAACCTCACCAACGAGATGGTCGCTACCGCCCAGTCCGCCCTGGGGCTCGAAACCTGTATGCATCTGACCTGCACCGGCATGcccaagcagctggtggagaatgCTCTCCAGTCCGCGTTTGACGGCGGTTGCCAGAACATTCTGGCGCTTCGAGGCGATCCTCCCGTGGAGTCGGAAAAGTGGGAGGCGGTCGACGGCGGCTTCCGCTACGCCAAGGATCTCGTCAAGTACATCAAGTCTAAGTACGGCGACTACTTTGACATTGGCGTGGCGGCCTACCCCGAGGGTACCCCTGAGGAGCCCGACGTGGACATTCTCATCGACCATCTGAAAGAAAAGGTGGATGCTGGCGGCACCTTTATCGTCACCCAGATGTTCTACGACACGGACAACTTCCTCAAGTGGGTCGACAAGTGCCGTGCCAAGGGCATCAACGTGCCCATCATCCCCGGAATCAtgcccatctccacctACGCCTCGTTTATGCGCCGGGCAAACTGGtgccagatccagatccCCCAGGACTTTTTGGACCAGCTGGAGCCTgtcaaggacgacgacatgCGGGTGCGAGAGCTCGGCACCCAGCTCGTGGCAGACATGTGCCAGAAAATGCTGGACTCGGGCAAAATCAAACATCTCCATTTCTACACCATGAACCTGGAAAAGGCCACGGTGATGGTGCTGGAGCGCCTCAACCTGCCCGCCCAGGACTCGGCCGTGGCGCCGCTGCCATGGCGGCCCTCGCTGGCGCTGGGCCGGCAGGACGAGACGGTTCGACCCATTTTCTGGAAGAACAGAAAACAGTCGTACGTGGCCCGAACCCAGGACTGGGACGAGTTCCCCAACGGCCGATGGGGAGACTCGCGGTCCCCGGCGTTTGGCGAGCTGGAAACCTACGGAGTGCTGCTCCGCCAGTCGCCCCAAAAGGTCCTCGAGCTCTGGGGAGAGCCCAAGACCGTCGACGACCTCAAGACGCTTCTTGTCAACTACCTCAACGGTAAGCTGGCGTCGCTGCCCTGGTCCGACGTTCCCATCTCCAACGAAATCGAAACCATCAAGCCCCAGATTctcgagctcaacaacagGGGTATTCTGACCATCAACTCGCAGCCCGCCGTCAACGGAGCCAAGTCCACCCACCCGGTCCACGGCTGGGGCCCCAAAAACGGCTACGTCTATCAAAAGGCGTacctggagctgcttgTCACCCCCGAGGTGGCGGAAAAGCTcgtcaagaagctcgaaAACCAGTCGGAAATCACCTTTTACGCCGTCAACAAGACCGGCAACCTCCAGACCAACGCCCCTGGCGGACCCAACGCCGTCACCTGGGGTATCTACCCCGGCAAGGAGGTCATCCAGCCCACCATTGTCGAGAAAATCTCCTTCCTGGcgtggaaggaggaggcctTCCGCCTCGGCTCCGAGTGGGCCAAGTGCTACCCTGCCGAATCCGAGTCCCGAAAGTTCCTCGACGACATTTTCAACAACTGGTACCTGGTCAACATTGTGCACAATGATTTCCACGACTCCACTGGTATCTTTGACTTGTTTAGCGACTTGTAG
- a CDS encoding uncharacterized protein (Truncated form of YALI0B00814g, some similarities with wi|NCU02644.1 Neurospora crassa NCU02644.1 predicted protein): protein MSLPTGHNLSDLSEHTVHGGNMTNHVTNPNSAHVYQSANMFEKPSSHSSYGSRSNSTGHIGLYSSAPSVSTPLTPPQSTLYSQTSYSTPSLTDYITFEYSKNRTKTQYKILSHIHTVNTSDLSAEFKKDNCIYPRAAVPKEEYQGNRHQYETECNHIGWSLAHLNPCIRKKRGVIQRAVDSWRNTNPNPKFRSRRVRKLSKKTQQAAQAAAQQQHQQLLQQQRMMYVPYDYTYRQ from the coding sequence ATGTCGTTGCCCACTGGACATAATCTGTCGGACCTGTCCGAGCACACCGTCCATGGCGGTAACATGAccaaccacgtgaccaaccccaactccGCGCATGTCTATCAATCTGCCAACATGTTTGAGAAGCCCTCGTCCCACTCCAGCTACGGCTCTCGGTCCAACTCCACCGGCCATATCGGGCTCTACAGTTCGGCCCCGTCAGTGTCGACTCCCTTGACTCCTCCGCAATCCACTCTTTACTCCCAGACGTCGTATTCCACCCCTTCTCTGACTGACTACATCACGTTTGAGTACTCGAAAAACCGCACGAAAACGCAGTACAAAATCCTGTCGCATATTCACACGGTCAACACGTCGGATTTGTCAGCAGAGTTTAAAAAAGACAATTGTATTTACCCGCGGGCGGCTGTTCCCAAAGAGGAGTACCAGGGCAACCGTCATCAGTACGAAACCGAGTGCAACCATATCGGCTGGTCCCTGGCCCATCTCAACCCGTGCATTCGCAAGAAACGTGGCGTCATTCAGCGCGCCGTTGACTCGTGGCGcaacaccaaccccaaTCCGAAATTCCGAAGCCGACGGGTGCGGAAACTGAGCAAAAAAACTCAGCAGGCGGCCCAGGCGGcggcccagcagcagcatcagcagtTGTTGCAGCAACAGCGCATGATGTACGTTCCTTATGACTACACCTATCGTCAGTAG
- a CDS encoding uncharacterized protein (Compare to YALI0B00616g, similar to uniprot|P31209 Schizosaccharomyces pombe Polyadenylate-binding protein (Poly(A)-binding protein) (PABP)): MTEQCPLQTAMPQNTTTTMSIYVANLPGSVSEADLFELFKPHGPLKVIKIPRDPKLRTPLGHAYVTFYNPDHADAALGALKETELGGQQVTCALTEEVPSSASSMSTPPSSAHSPIDPARAVFVRDTRDGVDAATTKTALESLGAVSLQPKGPNAFVAVFPTAEEASKVLSDELANLEISPVRDPKTHFTNLFVRGLSRETTEEALRAEFERFGAVTSLLLPLDESHRAKGFGFVNFEEHRDAVAAVAALDGAELCGARISVSRAQSKVERQAELKRAYEANRIERLRNARGTNLYITNLNPAINNERLRAYFSKFGEITSVRIMLDAVGNSKGFGFVCFRDPDHASNAIAEMHNRPIEGNVLQVAIAHKKDPQSAPYSLGKRFPPSVGGAVPVVGMHGGIPGGMPMHSAPNMHHVPPHLVPPHLMQSHMVQSHMMPMGPMVPMHQMGPVMMRRDGGGNPVNPGGSTNIGNSTNSTNSSNPGKFKKRQPMLQPYGNIAASVAAAATPQAAKEIVGETLYPIVQRHPAIGKDADTTAHVTGIMLQHDNADILSWLEDEQLLNKRIQQASDAYREWLEEREGQDEAKQDEA, from the exons ATGACTGAGCAATGCCCGTTGCAGACTGCAATGCCGCAAAACACCA CCACGACAATGAGCATCTACGTCGCCAACCTGCCCGGATCAGTGTCCGAGGCAGACCTCTTTGAGCTATTCAAACCGCACGGTCCTCTCAAGGTGATCAAAATCCCACGCGACCCCAAGTTGCGCACTCCTCTTGGCCATGCCTACGTCACCTTCTACAACCCCGACCACGCCGACGCCGCTCTCGGGGCGCTGAAAGAGACGGAGCTCGGCGGACAACAGGTCACGTGCGCTCTCACCGAGGAGGTGCCCTCTTCGGCCTCGTCCATGTCGACGCCGCCGTCTTCGGCACATTCGCCCATCGACCCTGCGCGCGCGGTGTTTGTGCGCGACACACGTGACGGCGTCGACGCCGCGACCACAAAAACAGCCCTAGAGTCGCTGGGCGCCGTGTCATTGCAGCCGAAGGGCCCCAACGCGTTTGTGGCCGTGTTCCCGACTGCGGAGGAGGCGTCCAAGGTGCTTTCCGACGAGCTCGCTAACCTCGAAATCTCGCCGGTTCGAGACCCCAAAACGCACTTTACCAATCTGTTTGTGCGTGGGCTGTCACGGGAGACGACAGAGGAGGCGCTGCGGGCAGAGTTTGAGCGGTTTGGCGCCGTCacgtcgctgctgctgcccctTGACGAGTCCCACCGTGCCAAAGGGTTCGGATTCGTCAACTTTGAGGAGCACCGGGACGCGGTGGCGGCGGTGGCGGCGCTGGATGGCGCTGAGCTGTGCGGCGCGCGCATTTCCGTGTCACGAGCGCAGTCCAAAGTGGAGCGCCAGGCAGAGCTCAAGCGCGCCTACGAGGCCAACCGCATCGAACGATTACGTAATGCGCGGGGCACCAACCTGTACATTACCAATCTCAATCCTGCCATCAACAACGAGCGATTGCGGGCGTATTTCTCCAAGTTTGGCGAAATCACGTCGGTTCGAATCATGCTCGATGCGGTCGGCAACTCCAAGGGGTTTGGATTTGTCTGTTTTCGCGACCCGGACCACGCCTCCAACGCCATTGCCGAAATGCACAACCGGCCGATCGAGGGCAATGTGTTGCAGGTGGCCATTGCGCACAAGAAGGACCCCCAGAGCGCGCCGTATTCGTTGGGCAAGCGGTTCCCGCCATCAGTGGGCGGAGCGGTGCCGGTTGTGGGGATGCATGGGGGTATTCCTGGGGGTATGCCGATGCACTCGGCGCCCAACATGCATCACGTGCCGCCGCATTTGGTGCCGCCGCATTTGATGCAGTCTCATATGGTGCAGTCTCACATGATGCCTATGGGTCCAATGGTTCCGATGCATCAGATGGGGCCGGTGATGATGCGAAGAGACGGTGGTGGTAATCCCGTCAACCCCGGTGGCTCCACCAATATTGgcaactccaccaactccaccaactcctccaaccccggaaaattcaaaaaaCGCCAGCCTATGCTCCAGCCGTACGGCAACATTGCCGCCAGTGTCGCGGCTGCCGCCACGCCTCAGGCCGCCAAGGAAATCGTCGGCGAAACGCTGTATCCCATTGTTCAGCGGCATCCGGCAATTGGCAAGGACGCCGACACCACGGCGCACGTGACGGGCATCATGCTGCAGCACGACAATGCCGATATTCTCAGCTGGCTGGAGGATGAGCAGTTGTTGAACAAGCGCATTCAGCAAGCCAGTGATGCGTATCGGGAGTGGCTTGAGGAGAGGGAGGGGCAAGATGAGGCGAAGCAAGACGAGGCGTAG
- a CDS encoding uncharacterized protein (Compare to YALI0B00594g, some similarities with uniprot|P47029 Saccharomyces cerevisiae YJL084C Uncharacterized protein) — MPSSLKTPHTTTMVENSPLFPAHFSHEAKDISSSGSVAIGIVLAEKNLFVHGFDHHEQEQQPPALLRGSLIVKVAKSTKIKSINLSFRGIARTEWPEGIPPKKVDTFEQKDLHSHVWPFFNSSFPMAEFSSGAHIVRSNHLHDHPLTRTNTHGSTTSLHELDESHDEDDHHETHIIKGLANKLRRAASPSPVFRSRSKSPSRASKEMSRAKTDSVDLPRTNTSSSTASTTSEPTEKDVHTKGYRLFPPGEYVYNFELPIQASLPETISAAFGSVSYTLEASIERPGAFRSNLVGKKEVRLIRAPADQSQEVTEPIVISRHWEDQLHYDIVIGGKSIPIGTKMQVAFKLTPLAKVRCHRIRIYISENIDYYCRKMKIHRVEPARKYLVFEHKPDGGIQDSLLPNLDGVQELMAGGATELEFDVVIPEKVGRDKKERLHPNTSFKNIKVHHWIKVVMRLSKIDPDNPEKRKHFEISIDSPFHLLDSRCTGANVSLPAYPAGRRPSRPISVVASDAPRPIHFIRQPSIAPPPFDADEAPPQLAEPPSYDTADGGTYQERFSQYQRSRGRQASTVSLTPSQAPSMDLSQSRDFSNSGFGGSSASSIANPRESSAALLRRASQTSVNVLATTPPAVSHMGRHASMASSSSSVDITNQGGGPGGSGAGGGMFRNYDMGRAAVREAPEHDDDHDDESQDPDDPLAAAPVSRDADQPVPGPSATSRLATHANDVTPLDSDSDTASHLTASPSSTSLASSYYQRRLETGSICSDRLLDDDGVEDNVHDLAASASRLSLGEF; from the coding sequence ATGCCTTCAAGTCTGAAAACCCcccacaccaccaccatggtgGAAAACTCGCCGCTGTTTCCGGCCCACTTTTCGCACGAGGCCAAAGACATCTCGTCGAGCGGCTCGGTGGCCATCGGCATCGTACTGGCGGAAAAAAACCTGTTTGTGCACGGGTTTGACCACCacgagcaggagcagcagccaccGGCGCTGCTGCGAGGCAGTCTCATTGTTAAGGTGGCCAAGTCGACGAAAATCAAAAGCATCAACCTGTCGTTCCGTGGCATTGCCCGCACGGAGTGGCCCGAGGGCATTCCGCCGAAAAAAGTCGACACGTTTGAGCAGAAAGACCTGCATAGCCACGTGTGGCCATTTttcaactcctccttcccCATGGCAGAGTTCTCTTCCGGCGCACACATTGTGCGGTCCAACCATCTCCACGACCACCCGCTGACTCGAACCAACACCCATGGCAGCACCACCAGTCTGCACGAGCTCGACGAGTCTCATGACGAAGACGACCATCACGAGACCCATATCATCAAGGGGTTGGCCAACAAGCTGCGGCGGGCGGCGTCGCCCAGTCCCGTTTTCCGGTCGCGGAGCAAATCGCCTTCCCGGGCTTCCAAGGAAATGTCACGTGCGAAAACGGACTCGGTCGATCTTCCGCGGaccaacacctccagctccacggcgtccaccacctcggaGCCCACCGAAAAGGACGTCCATACAAAGGGGTATCGTCTGTTCCCTCCGGGAGAGTACGTGTACAATTTTGAGCTCCCCATTCAGGCCAGTTTACCCGAGACGATTTCGGCGGCGTTTGGGTCGGTGTCGTATACGCTGGAGGCGTCGATCGAGCGTCCCGGCGCGTTCCGGTCGAATCTGGTGGGCAAAAAGGAGGTTCGGTTGATCCGTGCGCCGGCAGACCAATCGCAGGAGGTTACGGAGCCGATTGTCATTTCGCGGCATTGGGAAGACCAGTTGCATTATGACATTGTTATTGGTGGCAAGAGCATTCCCATCGGCACGAAAATGCAGGTGGCATTCAAACTGACGCCGTTAGCCAAGGTCCGGTGCCATCGGATCCGAATCTACATCTCCGAAAACATTGACTACTACTGTCGCAAGATGAAGATTCATCGGGTCGAGCCGGCGCGAAAGTACCTGGTGTTTGAACACAAGCCCGACGGCGGCATCCAGGACTCGTTGTTGCCGAATCTCGACGGCGTCCAGGAGTTGatggctggaggagccacCGAGCTGGAGTTTGACGTGGTGATTCCTGAAAAGGTTGGTCgggacaagaaggagcgacTGCATCCCAACACGTCGTTCAAAAACATCAAGGTCCATCATTGGATCAAGGTAGTGATGCGACTGAGTAAAATAGACCCGGATAACCCTGAAAAACGCAAGCATTTCGAAATCTCCATCGATTCGCCGTTCCATCTGCTCGACTCGCGATGCACCGGTGCCAACGTCTCTCTTCCCGCCTACCCGGCCGGACGAAGACCCAGCCGGCCCATTTCCGTGGTTGCCAGTGATGCTCCTCGACCCATTCACTTTATCCGACAGCCGTCGATTGCACCACCGCCGTTTGACGCTGATGAAGCGCCTCCTCAGCTGGCAGAACCGCCATCTTACGACACCGCCGACGGAGGAACGTACCAGGAGCGATTCAGCCAGTACCAGCGGTCACGTGGGCGCCAAGCATCGACGGTGAGTCTGACTCCGTCGCAGGCGCCGTCAATGGACCTTTCGCAGTCCCGTGACTTTAGCAATTCTGGTTTTGGTGGCTCGTCGGCTTCTTCGATCGCCAATCCTCGTGAGTCGTCGGCggctcttcttcgtcgGGCCTCGCAGACCTCCGTCAATGTCTTGGCCACGACTCCGCCGGCAGTCTCCCATATGGGGCGTCATGCATCGATggcgtcgtcgtcctcctccgtcGATATCACTAATCAAGGAGGGGGTCCAGGAGGGTCAGGGGCAGGAGGTGGCATGTTCAGAAACTACGATATGGGTCGAGCAGCAGTGAGAGAGGCTCCAGAACATGATGATGACCATGATGACGAGTCACAAGACCCCGACGATCCGTTGGCCGCGGCTCcggtgtcacgtgatgctGACCAGCCTGTGCCTGGGCCTTCGGCCACTTCTCGGCTCGCTACTCATGCCAATGACGTGACGCCTCTGGATTCCGACAGCGACACTGCGTCGCATCTCACCGCCTCGCCGTCTTCGACCTCGTTAGCGTCGTCGTACTACCAGCGACGACTAGAGACCGGCTCCATTTGCTCTGATCGGCTCCTGGACGACGATGGAGTGGAGGACAATGTCCACGATTTGGCCGCGAGTGCCAGTCGGTTGTCATTGGGGGAGTTTTGA